The proteins below come from a single Papaver somniferum cultivar HN1 chromosome 11, ASM357369v1, whole genome shotgun sequence genomic window:
- the LOC113323047 gene encoding pentatricopeptide repeat-containing protein At5g57250, mitochondrial-like, whose translation MKLILSMFTKPHSSSQQSLPNLLKSGFTPTLKTSNNFLHFFYRTHKFNYLIHFLSQMKSSNITPNYQTHSIIIKSLLKRNKFQETETFIKTLKNQNFVPEKGVFDSLVQGFCVYDKNPGKGRCVLMDCLRNYGMKLSHSTFNSLIHSFCLNGDMSRAIEVLELMISNEFKYPLNDLVCSSVISGFCKTGKPESALEFYKNVGKIESLGCRGGNVVMYTWLVNALCKEGRVDEVSELVCKMEKEGVVLDAVFYSSWICGYFKEGVLNEAFRKHIMMIENGVNPDTVSYTILIDGFTKEGNVEKAIGFLNEMKKDGLEPNLVTYTAIMRGFCKRGKLDEAWRVFERVVELGIEVDEMTYSTLIDGLCRTGDFDRVFRLLEEMEQKGINVGVITYNTVINGLCKVGRTSEGEVISKSTEGDCFTYSTLLHGYIQENNVVGVLETKRRLEEANISMDVVMCNVLIKALFLLGAVEDAYLIYKGMPERGLVSNSVTYCALIDGYCKAGRIDEALEIFDVYRSSSSDFSDDSYNCMILGLCANCMVDMAIEVFVELINKVVCPDQVTYRTLIKSIHKERNGEGVLEFLQRIGDMEPDIYTSVCNEAIHFLIKKGSSEAAFGMYLIMRKIGSSVASKGYYLILKSFFADQNRILAPLVLNAFLKEYGISEPRIIKIVVRHLSGKDVKKCLHFLDRMKKKHTCITIPTTVFEDLKKQGRVLDAHKLIKEVDGTQTVCDLFGYSIVVDGLCKEGFLNKALDLCVTMRKHGIPPNIVIYNSVINGLCNQGCFVQALRIFDSLEKIDLVPTVITYNTLITALSKEGYLQDAKKLLEKMIFQEFIPNTRVYNSLIDGYCKYGLLDEALELLSHFEKSFCKPDAFTIRALIDGCCRKGEMEVAREFYFEFKEKGIFPDLLGFIYLIKGLVVKGRIKEASEALEDMLQIQSIIELIDRKVSGIKNESIVSFLVFLCQQKRIEEASDVLYEVGSVAYPCKRSHVSTNLKVLYDTEAQRKVGSFTPHVVSMDSSSLNLEKVDNLKKQCWSDDFEACYSLIASLCLEGEKEKANRVAKEMLLHA comes from the coding sequence ATGAAACTGATATTATCGATGTTTACAAAACCTCATTCTTCATCACAACAATCACTACCAAACCTCTTAAAAAGTGGTTTCACTCCTACACTTAAAACCTCTAATAACTTTCTCCATTTCTTTTACAGAACCCACAAATTCAATTATCTCATCCATTTCCTCTCTCAAATGAAATCAAGCAACATTACACCAAACTACCAAACTCATTCAATCATAATCAAATCTCTTCTCAAAAGAAATAAATTCCAAGAAACAGAAACTTTTATAAAAACCcttaaaaatcaaaactttgTGCCTGAAAAGGGCGTTTTTGATTCATTAGTTCAAGGTTTTTGCGTTTATGATAAGAATCCAGGAAAGGGTCGTTGCGTTTTGATGGATTGCTTGAGAAATTATGGTATGAAGCTTTCTCATTCTACTTTTAATTCTTTGATTCATAGTTTTTGTCTTAATGGTGATATGAGTAGAGCAATTGAAGTCTTAGAATTGATGATTAGTAATGAATTTAAGTACCCATTGAACGATTTGGTTTGTAGTTCAGTGATTTCTGGGTTTTGTAAGACTGGTAAACCTGAATCTGCACTGGAGTTTTACAAAAATGTGGGAAAAATTGAAAGTTTGGGTTGTCGTGGGGGAAATGTAGTAATGTATACTTGGCTTGTGAATGCTCTTTGTAAAGAAGGTAGAGTTGATGAAGTTAGTGAGTTGGTTTGTAAAATGGAGAAGGAAGGAGTAGTTTTAGATGCTGTGTTTTATAGTAGTTGGATTTGTGGGTattttaaagaaggggttttgaaCGAAGCGTTTAGAAAACATATAATGATGATTGAGAATGGAGTAAATCCGGATACGGTTAGTTATACGATTCTTATTGATGGCTTCACGAAAGAAGGTAATGTTGAGAAGGCTATTGGGTTCTTGAATGAGATGAAAAAAGATGGTTTGGAACCTAATTTGGTTACTTATACTGCGATTATGCGCGGTTTTTGTAAGAGAGGGAAATTGGATGAGGCATGGAGAGTGTTCGAGAGAGTGGTAGAGTTGGGGATTGAAGTGGATGAAATGACTTACTCGACTTTAATTGATGGGTTGTGTAGAACAGGAGATTTTGATAGGGTTTTTCGTTTGCTCGAAGAGATGGAGCAGAAGGGGATCAATGTTGGAGTTATCACGTACAATACTGTTATTAATGGGCTATGTAAAGTTGGGCGAACATCTGAGGGAGAGGTGATTTCGAAAAGTACGGAAGGTGATTGTTTTACGTATAGTACCTTGTTACATGGATATATTCAAGAAAATAACGTGGTGGGAGTGTTGGAAACAAAGAGGAGACTAGAAGAGGCTAACATAAGTATGGATGTTGTAATGTGTAATGTTTTAATAAAGGCGTTATTTCTGCTAGGAGCAGTGGAAGATGCTTACTTGATTTATAAGGGAATGCCCGAGAGAGGATTGGTGTCTAATTCTGTTACTTATTGTGCACTCATTGATGGTTATTGTAAAGCAGGTAGAATTGATGAAGCACTCGAGATTTTTGATGTATATAGGAGTTCTTCATCCGACTTTAGTGATGACAGTTATAATTGTATGATATTAGGACTTTGTGCTAACTGTATGGTAGATATGGCTATTGAGGTGTTTGTTGAACTCATAAACAAGGTTGTGTGTCCTGATCAAGTGACATATAGGACATTGATTAAATCGATTCATAAGGAAAGGAATGGAGAAGGAGTTTTGGAGTTTCTTCAACGGATTGGGGATATGGAGCCAGATATATATACTTCCGTGTGCAATGAGGCTATTCATTTTTTAATCAAAAAAGGTTCTTCAGAAGCAGCATTTGGCATGTACTTGATAATGAGGAAGATAGGCTCTAGTGTGGCAAGCAAGGGTTACTATTTAATACTCAAAAGTTTTTTTGCTGATCAAAATAGAATACTGGCGCCACTGGTGCTCAATGCATTTCTCAAAGAATATGGAATTTCTGAACCAAGAATAATTAAAATAGTTGTTCGACACTTGTCTGGAAAAGATGTAAAAAAATGCCTTCATTTTCTTGACAGGATGAAAAAGAAGCACACTTGTATAACTATTCCTACAACGGTCTTCGAAGATCTTAAGAAACAAGGTAGAGTTCTGGATGCCCATAAGCTAATTAAAGAAGTGGATGGTACTCAAACAgtttgtgatttatttggttATTCAATAGTAGTTGATGGGCTTTGCAAAGAAGGATTTCTGAACAAGGCCTTAGATCTTTGTGTTACCATGAGAAAGCATGGGATACCTCCGAATATTGTCATTTACAATTCAGTGATAAATGGTTTGTGTAACCAAGGTTGTTTTGTTCAAgcgcttaggatttttgattcgCTAGAGAAAATTGATTTGGTTCCAACTGTTATAACTTATAATACACTTATAACtgctttatcaaaagaaggatacCTTCAAGATGCAAAAAAGCTGCTCGAGAAGATGATTTTTCAGGAGTTCATTCCAAACACTCGTGTTTATAATTCACTGATTGATGGCTACTGCAAGTATGGGTTGTTAGATGAAGCTTTGGAGCTTCTTTCACATTTTGAGAAGAGTTTCTGTAAACCAGATGCGTTTACTATTAGGGCTCTAATTGATGGTTGTTGCAGAAaaggagaaatggaagtggctCGAGAATTCTATTTCGAATTCAAAGAGAAGGGAATTTTTCCCGATTTACTTGGTTTTATCTATCTGATAAAAGGACTTGTTGTGAAGGGAAGAATAAAGGAAGCCAGTGAAGCATTGGAGGATATGCTTCAAATACAATCCATCATCGAGCTGATAGATAGGAAAGTTAGTGGAATTAAAAACGAATCAATTGTAAGTTTTCTGGTGTTTTTGTGTCAACAAAAAAGAATTGAAGAAGCTTCTGATGTCCTTTATGAAGTTGGGTCCGTGGCTTATCCTTGTAAGAGGTCTCATGTATCAACAAATCTAAAGGTGTTATATGATACGGAGGCTCAAAGAAAGGTTGGGTCTTTCACTCCCCATGTAGTCAGTATGGATTCATCATCTTTGAATTTAGAAAAAGTGGATAATTTAAAAAAGCAGTGTTGGTCGGATGACTTTGAGGCTTGTTATTCTCTCATTGCATCACTCTGTTTAGAAGGGGAGAAAGAAAAAGCTAACAGGGTAGCAAAAGAAATGCTATTACATGCTTAA
- the LOC113321286 gene encoding meiosis-specific protein ASY1-like isoform X1, with amino-acid sequence MVVAQKLKEAEITEQDSLLLTRNLLRIAIFNISYIRGLFPENYFNDKSVPALEMKIKKLMPIDAESRRLIDWMEKGVYDALQKKYLKTLLFCISEAIDGPMIEEYAFSFSYSNSDSEEVMMNISRTGNKKQGATFKSNGNTDITPNQMRSSACKMVRTLVQLMRTLDRIPEERTILMKLLYYEDVTPIDYEPPFFRGCSEQEANHPWSKNPLKMEIGNVNSKHFVLALKVKSILDPCQDENNDMEDDEEISLGVSDSDSEMSHSANDDDGYFVAPVDKSRSRENNGMPDHEDDTQDAEEDGHQLTRVRDWISSRHIDNVELTDVLSSFPDISVGLTEEIMDKLVNQNILSRTGKDSYSISKLKKPNQAIVVKEEMDVQVNQVDEKVQRGNDEDYLYLKALYHVLPLDYVTISKLQSKLEGEANQATARKLLDKMACDGYLEAKSKPRLGKRVIRSELTDKKLLEVKNVLEIKLSEMEISEPQNISTCGGLHSVGSDLTRTRERSVDTQQNGSSRIQEQLGNNTPIGRNEPAVSRESGIPGNDKQNIVDERGFTNCREGDDTFCSRPRHEKRFRKTSTVKEPIHQNMKRQKSQGGGALE; translated from the exons ATG GTTGTGGCACAGAAACTCAAGGAAGCAGAAATTACAGAACAGGATTCTCTATTACTG ACGAGAAACCTGCTACGTATTGCGATATTCAACATCAGCTACATCAGAGGGCTTTTCCCTGAAAATTACTTCAATGATAAATCAGTTCCTGCTTTAG AGATGAAGATCAAGAAGCTCATGCCTATAGATGCTGAATCCAGAAGACTTATTGACTGGATGGAAAAAG GTGTTTATGATGCGTTACAGAAGAAATACCTCAAGACACTTCTGTTCTGCATATCTGAAGCTATTGATGGACCTATGATAGAAGAATATGCTT TTTCATTTAGCTATTCGAATTCTGACAgtgaagaggtgatgatgaacatAAGTCGAACTGGAAATAAAAAACAAGGAGCAACATTCAAGTCTAATGGCAATACAGACATTACACCAAACCAAATGAG GAGTTCTGCTTGTAAAATGGTCCGAACTCTGGTTCAATTGATGCGAACACTGGACCGTATTCCAGAAGAG CGTACAATCTTGATGAAGCTTCTTTATTATGAGGATGTCACT CCTATAGACTATGAGCCTCCATTCTTCAGAGGCTGCTCAGAACAAGAAGCTAACCATCCATGGTCGAAGAACCCTCTCAAAATGGAAATCGGGAATGTTAACAGCAAACATTTTGTACTAGCTCTCAAg GTCAAAAGCATCCTGGATCCATGTCAAGATGAAAACAATGACATGGAAGATGATGAGGAAATCAGCTTGGGTGTTTCAGATTCAGATAGCGAG ATGAGCCATTCAGCAAATGATGATGACGGGTACTTTGTAGCTCCTGTAG ATAAATCCCGATCACGTGAAAACAATGGCATGCCGGATCATGAAG ATGATACACAGGATGCAGAAGAGGACGGACATCAGTTAACACGTGTAAGAGACTGGATTAGCTCTCGCCACATTGACAATGTTGAATTGACTGATGTTCTCTCTAGCTTCCCGGACATATCAGTG GGTCTGACTGAAG AAATCATGGATAAACTTGTAAACCAAAATATACTGTCAAGAACGGGAAAGGATTCTTACTCCATCAGCAAGCTGAAG AAACCCAATCAGGCAATTGTCGTGAAGGAAGAGATGGATGTACAAGTAAACCAAGTTGATGAGAAAGTTCAGCGAGGGAATGATGAAGACTACTTGTACTTGAAG GCTCTGTATCATGTCCTTCCACTGGATTATGTTACAATATCTAAACTTCAAAGTAAGCTGGAAGGAGAGGCAAATCAGGCAACTGCGCGTAAACTGCTCGATAAGATGGCTTGTGATGGATATTTGGAAGCCAAGAGCAAACCAAGATTAG GTAAACGTGTCATTCGATCTGAATTGACTGACAAGAAGCTACTTGAGGTCAAGAATGTTTTGGAGATCAAGTTATCG GAAATGGAGATAAGTGAACCTCAAAACATATCAACCTGCGGTGGTCTCCACTCTGTTGGTTCTGATCTTACTAGAACTCGAGAAAGATCAGTTGATACTCAGCAGAATGGATCGTCTAGAATCCAGGAGCAACTTGGAAACAACACACCCATTGGCAGAAATGAG CCTGCAGTGTCAAGGGAGAGTGGTATACCAGGGAATGATAAGCAAAACATTGTGGATGAGAGAGGATTCACCAACTGTCGTGAGGGTGATGATACCTTCTGTAGTCGTCCCAGGCATGAAAAGCGCTTCAGGAAAACTAGCACG GTGAAAGAGCCCATCCATCAAAACATGAAGCGTCAGAAATCTCAAGGTGGTGGCGCATTGGAGTAA
- the LOC113321286 gene encoding meiosis-specific protein ASY1-like isoform X2 — protein MVVAQKLKEAEITEQDSLLLTRNLLRIAIFNISYIRGLFPENYFNDKSVPALEMKIKKLMPIDAESRRLIDWMEKGVYDALQKKYLKTLLFCISEAIDGPMIEEYAFSFSYSNSDSEEVMMNISRTGNKKQGATFKSNGNTDITPNQMRSSACKMVRTLVQLMRTLDRIPEERTILMKLLYYEDVTPIDYEPPFFRGCSEQEANHPWSKNPLKMEIGNVNSKHFVLALKVKSILDPCQDENNDMEDDEEISLGVSDSDSEMSHSANDDDGYFVAPVDKSRSRENNGMPDHEDDTQDAEEDGHQLTRVRDWISSRHIDNVELTDVLSSFPDISVGLTEEIMDKLVNQNILSRTGKDSYSISKLKAIVVKEEMDVQVNQVDEKVQRGNDEDYLYLKALYHVLPLDYVTISKLQSKLEGEANQATARKLLDKMACDGYLEAKSKPRLGKRVIRSELTDKKLLEVKNVLEIKLSEMEISEPQNISTCGGLHSVGSDLTRTRERSVDTQQNGSSRIQEQLGNNTPIGRNEPAVSRESGIPGNDKQNIVDERGFTNCREGDDTFCSRPRHEKRFRKTSTVKEPIHQNMKRQKSQGGGALE, from the exons ATG GTTGTGGCACAGAAACTCAAGGAAGCAGAAATTACAGAACAGGATTCTCTATTACTG ACGAGAAACCTGCTACGTATTGCGATATTCAACATCAGCTACATCAGAGGGCTTTTCCCTGAAAATTACTTCAATGATAAATCAGTTCCTGCTTTAG AGATGAAGATCAAGAAGCTCATGCCTATAGATGCTGAATCCAGAAGACTTATTGACTGGATGGAAAAAG GTGTTTATGATGCGTTACAGAAGAAATACCTCAAGACACTTCTGTTCTGCATATCTGAAGCTATTGATGGACCTATGATAGAAGAATATGCTT TTTCATTTAGCTATTCGAATTCTGACAgtgaagaggtgatgatgaacatAAGTCGAACTGGAAATAAAAAACAAGGAGCAACATTCAAGTCTAATGGCAATACAGACATTACACCAAACCAAATGAG GAGTTCTGCTTGTAAAATGGTCCGAACTCTGGTTCAATTGATGCGAACACTGGACCGTATTCCAGAAGAG CGTACAATCTTGATGAAGCTTCTTTATTATGAGGATGTCACT CCTATAGACTATGAGCCTCCATTCTTCAGAGGCTGCTCAGAACAAGAAGCTAACCATCCATGGTCGAAGAACCCTCTCAAAATGGAAATCGGGAATGTTAACAGCAAACATTTTGTACTAGCTCTCAAg GTCAAAAGCATCCTGGATCCATGTCAAGATGAAAACAATGACATGGAAGATGATGAGGAAATCAGCTTGGGTGTTTCAGATTCAGATAGCGAG ATGAGCCATTCAGCAAATGATGATGACGGGTACTTTGTAGCTCCTGTAG ATAAATCCCGATCACGTGAAAACAATGGCATGCCGGATCATGAAG ATGATACACAGGATGCAGAAGAGGACGGACATCAGTTAACACGTGTAAGAGACTGGATTAGCTCTCGCCACATTGACAATGTTGAATTGACTGATGTTCTCTCTAGCTTCCCGGACATATCAGTG GGTCTGACTGAAG AAATCATGGATAAACTTGTAAACCAAAATATACTGTCAAGAACGGGAAAGGATTCTTACTCCATCAGCAAGCTGAAG GCAATTGTCGTGAAGGAAGAGATGGATGTACAAGTAAACCAAGTTGATGAGAAAGTTCAGCGAGGGAATGATGAAGACTACTTGTACTTGAAG GCTCTGTATCATGTCCTTCCACTGGATTATGTTACAATATCTAAACTTCAAAGTAAGCTGGAAGGAGAGGCAAATCAGGCAACTGCGCGTAAACTGCTCGATAAGATGGCTTGTGATGGATATTTGGAAGCCAAGAGCAAACCAAGATTAG GTAAACGTGTCATTCGATCTGAATTGACTGACAAGAAGCTACTTGAGGTCAAGAATGTTTTGGAGATCAAGTTATCG GAAATGGAGATAAGTGAACCTCAAAACATATCAACCTGCGGTGGTCTCCACTCTGTTGGTTCTGATCTTACTAGAACTCGAGAAAGATCAGTTGATACTCAGCAGAATGGATCGTCTAGAATCCAGGAGCAACTTGGAAACAACACACCCATTGGCAGAAATGAG CCTGCAGTGTCAAGGGAGAGTGGTATACCAGGGAATGATAAGCAAAACATTGTGGATGAGAGAGGATTCACCAACTGTCGTGAGGGTGATGATACCTTCTGTAGTCGTCCCAGGCATGAAAAGCGCTTCAGGAAAACTAGCACG GTGAAAGAGCCCATCCATCAAAACATGAAGCGTCAGAAATCTCAAGGTGGTGGCGCATTGGAGTAA